In Amphiprion ocellaris isolate individual 3 ecotype Okinawa chromosome 3, ASM2253959v1, whole genome shotgun sequence, one genomic interval encodes:
- the kbtbd13b gene encoding kelch repeat and BTB domain-containing protein 13, producing the protein MSVHSCESEDSASCDGAEGERYLPCSASGLDSARLTIVVGDEHFSEERMLLVQSCDYFQALYRSGMKECQQEEIHLKSLHARGFIIALAVLRGEMPILDGDDIVEAIECAAFLQVTPLSKYLTSLIDTENCLLMYHTAATFGLMDLYHAAALFIRDMYADLEADVKKTLPLELISYVESLTPSVFVAVGAHVTCGVDETVHAASRTICYLDEASNNWKVLTDLPLEASTSLAGVTVLDNKLYIIGGVHGVHKQVVDSCFCYSVESKSWSSIPSPAQLRYNLSLVGVDGNLYAIGGEYERTLMSSVETYNVKTRMWTFAAHLPRPAAGAACTKTMSRIFVCLWRPMETTEIYEYVPGKDEWRLVTTLIRHQSYGHCMVGHRDNLYIMRNGPSDDFLRCLMDCYNLSSGQWSSLPGHFANSKGSLFTAVVRGDSVFTLNRSMTLEYTVHSKNWKPRRQMKGFPRSGSVWTFLLRLPDTLMMQ; encoded by the coding sequence ATGTCAGTACACAGTTGTGAATCGGAGGATAGTGCCAGCTGTGACGGTGCAGAAGGTGAAAGGTATCTGCCATGTTCTGCCTCTGGTCTCGACTCAGCTAGATTAACTATTGTTGTTGGAGACGAACACTTCTCTGAGGAGAGAATGTTGCTTGTTCAGAGCTGTGACTATTTCCAAGCTCTGTATCGCTCTGGAATGAAGGAATGTCAGCAAGAAGAAATCCATCTCAAGTCTCTGCATGCTCGAGGCTTTATTATCGCCTTGGCGGTTTTACGTGGTGAGATGCCCATTCTGGATGGAGACGATATTGTTGAAGCTATTGAATGTGCTGCTTTCTTGCAGGTGACACCACTCAGCAAATATCTTACCAGTCTCATTGATACTGAAAACTGTTTGTTGATGTATCACACTGCTGCAACCTTCGGCCTCATGGATCTTTACCACGCTGCTGCACTGTTCATTCGAGACATGTACGCTGACCTGGAGGCAGATGTCAAGAAAACCTTACCGTTAGAGCTGATCTCTTATGTGGAGTCTTTGACCCCGAGTGTTTTCGTGGCTGTAGGGGCTCACGTGACCTGTGGTGTTGATGAAACTGTTCATGCTGCGTCCAGGACGATCTGCTACCTGGATGAAGCTAGCAATAACTGGAAAGTATTAACAGATCTTCCTCTAGAGGCCAGCACTTCCTTGGCTGGAGTGACTGTTTTAGACAACAAACTTTACATTATTGGAGGAGTTCATGGAGTCCACAAACAGGTTGTGGACTCTTGTTTCTGCTACAGTGTTGAAAGCAAAAGCTGGAGCAGCATTCCCAGTCCCGCTCAGCTGCGCTATAATCTCAGCTTGGTGGGTGTAGATGGTAATCTTTATGCCATTGGAGGAGAGTATGAGCGAACGTTGATGTCATCTGTGGAAACATACAACGTAAAGACCAGGATGTGGACATTTGCTGCTCACTTACCTCGgccagcagcaggagcagcttgTACCAAAACCATGAGCCgaatatttgtgtgtttatggagACCAATGGAGACCACAGAGATCTACGAATATGTGCCAGGGAAAGACGAGTGGCGGCTTGTTACCACGCTGATCCGGCACCAGAGTTACGGACACTGCATGGTCGGCCACAGGGACAATCTCTACATCATGAGAAATGGCCCATCTGACGACTTCTTAAGATGCTTGATGGACTGCTATAATCTGAGCTCGGGCCAGTGGTCATCCCTGCCGGGACACTTCGCCAACAGCAAAGGCTCACTGTTTACAGCTGTGGTGAGAGGGGACTCTGTGTTCACGCTCAACAGAAGCATGACTCTAGAATACACAGTTCACAGTAAAAACTGGAAGCCCAGGCGACAGATGAAAGGTTTCCCCAGAAGTGGATCTGTGTGGACATTTCTGCTTCGTCTGCCAGACACTCTCATGATGCAGTAG